The following coding sequences lie in one Pseudomonas svalbardensis genomic window:
- the tusB gene encoding sulfurtransferase complex subunit TusB translates to MSTLHVLSHSPFGDDRLTSCLRLIGADDALLLTGDAVYALQPGTAPFNALNARNLKLFVLAEDAQARALEIPDTAKAIDYPAFVELSIHYDKVNSWL, encoded by the coding sequence ATGTCGACTTTGCATGTGTTGTCTCATTCCCCGTTCGGCGACGATCGCCTGACCAGTTGCCTGCGCTTGATTGGCGCTGACGATGCGTTGCTGCTGACCGGTGACGCGGTTTATGCGTTGCAACCAGGCACCGCGCCGTTCAATGCGCTGAACGCCCGCAATCTGAAACTGTTCGTACTGGCCGAAGACGCCCAGGCTCGCGCGCTGGAGATTCCTGACACGGCCAAGGCCATCGATTACCCGGCCTTCGTCGAGCTGTCGATTCACTACGACAAGGTCAACAGTTGGCTATGA
- a CDS encoding TusE/DsrC/DsvC family sulfur relay protein yields MNSLTVGARAIELDKDGFLVELSDWSTDVASALAAAEDIELSPEHWEILELLRSFYAEFQLSPATRPLIKYTALKLGPDKGNSLHLNRLFKGTPAKLAAKLAGLPKPTNCL; encoded by the coding sequence ATGAACTCCCTGACGGTCGGCGCACGCGCCATCGAGTTGGACAAGGACGGTTTCCTGGTCGAACTGAGCGACTGGTCCACTGACGTGGCCAGCGCCCTGGCCGCCGCCGAAGACATCGAGTTGAGCCCCGAACACTGGGAAATCCTCGAACTGCTGCGCAGTTTCTACGCCGAATTCCAGTTGTCGCCGGCCACTCGTCCGCTGATCAAGTACACCGCGCTGAAGCTGGGCCCGGACAAGGGCAATAGCCTGCACCTGAACCGACTGTTCAAAGGCACCCCTGCCAAACTCGCCGCGAAACTGGCGGGCCTGCCCAAACCGACGAATTGCTTATGA
- a CDS encoding glycosyl transferase family protein — translation MTDYPALTLETPAEHPFAQFVRILGKGKRGARDLTREEAREAMGMVLDHKVEDTQLGAFLMLLRHKEESAEEMAGFTEALRERLQAPTLNVDLDWPTYAGKKRHLPWYLLAAKCLAQNGLRIFMHGGGAHTAGRLYSEQLLDELKIPLCRDWQQVGDALDNGGLAFMPLVDWAPQLQRMIDLRNTLGLRSPIHSLTRILNPLGARCGLQSIFHPGYQAVHRDASGLIGDTAIVVKGDGGEIEINPDADSHLYGTTGGESWDEEWPQLSAQRHVKPATLDPEHLKAVWCGDVVDSYPQMALISTMALALRGLGQTREHAFETAQQYWDARDRSI, via the coding sequence ATGACCGACTACCCAGCGCTGACCCTCGAAACACCCGCCGAACACCCGTTCGCCCAGTTCGTGCGCATTCTCGGCAAGGGCAAACGCGGCGCCCGCGACTTGACCCGCGAGGAAGCTCGCGAAGCCATGGGCATGGTGCTCGACCACAAGGTCGAGGACACCCAGCTCGGCGCGTTCCTGATGCTGTTGCGGCACAAGGAAGAAAGCGCCGAGGAGATGGCGGGTTTTACCGAAGCGTTGCGCGAACGTTTACAGGCACCCACGTTGAATGTGGATCTGGACTGGCCAACCTACGCCGGCAAGAAGCGTCATCTGCCGTGGTATCTGCTGGCGGCCAAATGCCTGGCGCAAAATGGTCTGCGCATTTTCATGCATGGCGGCGGCGCGCACACGGCGGGTCGGCTCTATAGCGAACAATTGCTGGATGAGTTGAAGATTCCGTTGTGCCGCGACTGGCAGCAGGTCGGCGACGCACTGGATAACGGCGGTCTGGCCTTCATGCCGCTGGTGGATTGGGCACCGCAGCTGCAACGAATGATCGACCTGCGCAATACGCTTGGCCTGCGCTCGCCGATCCATTCCCTGACGCGGATTCTCAATCCGTTGGGTGCTCGCTGTGGCCTGCAAAGCATTTTCCACCCCGGCTATCAGGCGGTGCATCGCGATGCCAGCGGTTTGATCGGTGATACCGCGATCGTGGTGAAAGGCGACGGCGGCGAAATCGAGATCAACCCGGACGCCGACAGTCACTTGTACGGCACCACTGGCGGCGAAAGCTGGGACGAGGAATGGCCGCAGTTGTCGGCACAACGCCACGTCAAACCGGCCACCCTCGATCCCGAGCATTTGAAAGCCGTGTGGTGTGGCGACGTGGTCGACAGCTACCCGCAAATGGCGCTGATCTCGACCATGGCCCTGGCCTTGCGCGGCCTCGGCCAAACCCGCGAACACGCCTTCGAAACCGCCCAGCAGTACTGGGATGCTCGGGACAGATCGATTTAA
- a CDS encoding glutathione S-transferase family protein → MGLLVEGRWHDQWYESGKDGAFQREQAQRRNWLTADGKPGPTGVGGFAAEAGRYHLYVSLACPWAHRTLILRKLKGLESLIDVSVVSWLMLENGWTFDQNLGSTGDKLDHFNFMHQRYTADTADYTGRVTVPVLWDKQQNRIVNNESAEIIRMFNGAFDDLTGNDLDFYPAPLRGEIDALNERIYPAVNNGVYRAGFATSQQAYEEAFDGLFEELDRLEQLLGANRYLTGEYLTEADIRLFTTLIRFDAVYHGHFKCNLRRIADYPNLSNWLREIYQWPGIAETVDFEHIKNHYYGSHKTINPTGIVPKGPAQDFTAPHDRERLSGKGVWRRA, encoded by the coding sequence ATGGGATTGTTAGTTGAAGGTCGCTGGCATGACCAGTGGTACGAAAGCGGCAAGGACGGCGCGTTCCAGCGTGAACAAGCGCAACGCCGTAACTGGCTGACCGCTGACGGCAAACCCGGCCCGACAGGTGTCGGTGGCTTTGCGGCCGAGGCCGGTCGTTATCACCTCTACGTGTCCCTCGCCTGTCCATGGGCGCATCGCACGCTGATCCTGCGCAAACTCAAAGGCCTCGAAAGCCTCATCGACGTCTCGGTGGTCAGTTGGTTGATGCTGGAAAACGGCTGGACCTTCGACCAGAACCTCGGATCGACCGGCGACAAGCTCGATCATTTCAATTTCATGCACCAGCGCTACACCGCCGATACCGCCGACTACACCGGCCGCGTCACGGTGCCGGTGCTCTGGGACAAACAGCAAAATCGCATCGTCAACAATGAATCGGCGGAGATCATCCGCATGTTCAATGGCGCCTTTGATGATTTGACGGGTAATGACCTGGATTTCTACCCGGCGCCGCTGCGGGGCGAGATCGATGCACTGAACGAACGGATTTATCCGGCGGTGAACAATGGCGTATATCGCGCAGGGTTTGCCACGTCGCAGCAGGCTTATGAAGAGGCGTTCGACGGGTTGTTCGAGGAGCTTGATCGGCTGGAACAGCTATTGGGCGCCAATCGTTACCTGACCGGCGAATACCTGACTGAAGCTGATATTCGGTTGTTCACAACGTTGATTCGCTTTGATGCCGTGTATCACGGGCACTTCAAGTGCAACCTGCGTCGGATTGCCGATTACCCGAACCTGTCGAACTGGCTGCGGGAGATTTATCAGTGGCCGGGGATTGCCGAGACGGTGGATTTCGAGCACATCAAGAATCATTACTACGGCAGCCACAAGACCATCAATCCGACCGGGATCGTGCCTAAAGGGCCGGCGCAGGATTTCACGGCACCACATGATCGCGAGCGGTTGAGCGGGAAAGGGGTTTGGCGCAGAGCTTAA
- the cysG gene encoding siroheme synthase CysG, producing MDYLPLFHNLRGSRVLVVGGGEIALRKSRLLAEAGALLRVVAPEIEPQLRELVAGSGGECLVRGYVEADLDGCGLIIAATDDEPLNAQVSADAHRRCVPVNVVDAPALCSVIFPAIVDRSPLIIAVSSGGDAPVLARLIRAKLETWIPSTYGQLAGLAARFRSQVKRLFPDVQQRRAFWEDVFQGPIADRQLAGQGAEAERLMLAKINGEAPVATGEVYLVGAGPGDPDLLTFRALRLMQQADVVLYDRLVAPAILDLCRRDAERVYVGKRRADHAVPQDQINQLLVDLAKQGKRVVRLKGGDPFIFGRGGEEIEELAAHGIPFQVVPGITAASGCAAYAGIPLTHRDYAQSVRFVTGHLKDGSTDLPWADLVAPAQTLVFYMGLVGLPIICEQLIKHGRAADTPAALIQQGTTVNQRVFTGTLADLPRLVAEHEVHAPTLVIVGEVVQLREKLAWFEGAQAQV from the coding sequence ATGGACTATCTGCCGCTGTTCCATAACCTTCGCGGCAGTCGTGTCTTGGTCGTCGGCGGAGGGGAGATTGCCTTGCGCAAATCCCGCCTGCTGGCCGAAGCCGGTGCGCTGCTGCGGGTGGTCGCACCTGAAATCGAGCCGCAACTGCGTGAGCTGGTTGCCGGCAGCGGTGGCGAATGTCTGGTGCGTGGCTATGTCGAAGCGGACCTGGACGGTTGCGGGCTGATCATTGCCGCCACCGACGACGAACCGCTGAACGCGCAAGTCTCCGCCGATGCCCATCGGCGTTGCGTGCCGGTCAACGTGGTGGATGCGCCGGCCTTGTGCAGCGTGATCTTCCCGGCGATCGTCGACCGTTCCCCTTTGATCATTGCGGTATCGAGTGGCGGCGACGCGCCGGTGCTGGCGCGGTTGATCCGCGCCAAACTGGAGACCTGGATTCCTTCCACCTACGGTCAATTGGCCGGTCTGGCGGCGCGTTTCCGCAGCCAGGTCAAACGCCTGTTCCCGGATGTGCAGCAGCGTCGGGCGTTCTGGGAAGACGTGTTCCAGGGCCCGATTGCCGATCGACAACTGGCCGGGCAGGGCGCCGAAGCCGAGCGCTTGATGCTGGCGAAGATCAATGGTGAAGCACCTGTAGCCACCGGCGAAGTTTATCTGGTGGGCGCAGGGCCGGGTGATCCGGACTTGCTGACCTTCCGCGCGTTGCGTTTGATGCAGCAAGCTGATGTGGTGCTGTATGACCGCTTGGTGGCGCCCGCGATTCTGGATTTGTGCCGTCGCGATGCCGAACGGGTTTACGTCGGCAAGCGTCGCGCCGATCACGCCGTGCCCCAGGATCAGATCAACCAGCTATTGGTGGATTTGGCCAAGCAAGGCAAGCGGGTCGTGCGGTTGAAGGGCGGTGATCCGTTCATCTTCGGTCGTGGCGGTGAAGAGATCGAAGAACTGGCGGCCCATGGCATCCCGTTTCAGGTGGTGCCGGGTATCACGGCGGCCAGCGGTTGCGCGGCGTATGCCGGGATTCCGCTGACGCACCGCGATTACGCGCAGTCGGTGCGTTTTGTCACCGGGCACCTGAAGGACGGTTCCACCGATTTGCCGTGGGCCGACCTGGTTGCACCGGCACAAACCCTGGTGTTTTACATGGGGTTGGTGGGCTTGCCGATCATCTGCGAGCAATTGATCAAGCATGGTCGCGCAGCGGATACGCCGGCGGCGTTGATCCAGCAGGGCACCACCGTCAATCAGCGGGTGTTTACCGGAACCTTGGCGGACCTTCCACGGCTGGTGGCGGAGCATGAAGTGCATGCGCCGACGCTGGTGATCGTTGGGGAAGTGGTGCAATTGCGCGAGAAACTGGCGTGGTTCGAGGGCGCGCAGGCGCAGGTCTGA
- the serS gene encoding serine--tRNA ligase, with protein MLDSKLLRSNLQDVADRLASRGYTLDVARIEALEEQRKTVQTRTEALQADRNARSKSIGQAKQRGEDIAPLMADVERMANELSDGKVELDGIQTDLDSILLGIPNLPHESVPIGDDEDGNVEVRRWGTPTAFDFPVQDHVALGEKFGWLDFETAAKLSGARFALLRGPIARMHRALAQFMINLHTSEHGYEEAYTPYLVQAPALQGTGQLPKFEEDLFKISREGEADLYLIPTAEVSLTNIVAGEIVDSKLLPIKFVAHTPCFRSEAGASGRDTRGMIRQHQFDKVEMVQIVEPSTSMDALEGLTANAEKVLQLLELPYRTIALCTGDMGFSAVKTYDLEVWIPSQDKYREISSCSNCGDFQARRMQARFRNPETGKPELVHTLNGSGLAVGRTLVAVLENYQQADGSIRVPDVLKPYMGGLEVIG; from the coding sequence ATGCTCGATTCCAAACTGTTACGTAGCAACCTTCAGGACGTAGCGGACCGCCTGGCATCCCGTGGCTACACGCTGGATGTTGCGCGCATCGAAGCGCTGGAAGAACAGCGCAAGACCGTCCAGACCCGCACCGAAGCACTGCAGGCTGACCGTAATGCGCGCTCCAAATCCATCGGCCAGGCCAAGCAGCGCGGCGAAGACATCGCGCCGCTGATGGCCGACGTCGAGCGCATGGCGAACGAGTTGAGTGACGGTAAAGTCGAGCTGGACGGGATCCAGACCGATCTGGACTCGATCCTGCTCGGCATCCCGAACCTGCCGCACGAATCCGTGCCGATCGGTGATGACGAAGACGGCAACGTCGAAGTGCGCCGTTGGGGCACCCCGACCGCGTTCGATTTCCCGGTTCAGGATCACGTCGCCTTGGGCGAGAAATTCGGCTGGCTGGACTTCGAAACTGCCGCCAAGTTGTCCGGTGCCCGTTTCGCCCTGTTGCGTGGTCCGATTGCTCGTATGCACCGCGCCCTGGCGCAGTTCATGATCAACCTGCACACCAGCGAACACGGTTACGAAGAGGCCTACACGCCTTATCTGGTTCAAGCGCCGGCGCTGCAAGGTACGGGTCAACTGCCGAAGTTCGAAGAAGACCTGTTCAAGATCAGCCGCGAAGGCGAAGCCGATCTGTACCTGATCCCGACTGCTGAAGTGTCGCTCACCAACATCGTCGCGGGCGAAATCGTCGATTCGAAACTGCTGCCAATCAAGTTCGTTGCGCACACGCCGTGCTTCCGCAGCGAAGCCGGTGCGTCGGGTCGCGATACTCGCGGCATGATTCGTCAACACCAATTCGACAAGGTTGAAATGGTCCAGATCGTTGAGCCATCAACTTCGATGGACGCGCTCGAAGGCCTGACTGCCAACGCCGAGAAAGTCCTGCAATTGCTCGAGCTGCCGTATCGCACTATTGCACTGTGCACCGGCGACATGGGCTTCAGCGCGGTCAAGACCTACGACCTGGAAGTGTGGATCCCGAGCCAGGACAAGTACCGTGAGATTTCGTCGTGCTCCAACTGCGGCGACTTCCAGGCCCGTCGTATGCAAGCGCGTTTCCGCAACCCGGAAACCGGCAAGCCTGAACTGGTTCACACCCTGAACGGTTCCGGCCTTGCGGTCGGTCGTACCTTGGTCGCGGTGCTGGAAAACTATCAGCAGGCCGACGGTTCGATCCGAGTGCCGGACGTGCTGAAACCTTACATGGGTGGCCTTGAGGTCATCGGCTAA
- the crcB gene encoding fluoride efflux transporter CrcB: MIPLIVAVSVGGIAGTLLRFATGNWINANWPRHFYTATLAVNIVGCLLIGVLYGLFLVRPEVPIEVRAGLMVGFLGGLTTFSSFSLDTVRLLETGQIPLAFVYAAISVFGGLLATWAGLSLTKL; the protein is encoded by the coding sequence GTGATCCCTTTGATCGTTGCCGTTTCTGTGGGCGGTATCGCCGGAACGCTTTTACGCTTTGCCACCGGTAACTGGATCAACGCTAATTGGCCGCGGCACTTCTATACCGCGACGCTGGCCGTTAATATCGTCGGCTGTTTGCTGATCGGCGTTCTATACGGTCTGTTTTTAGTACGCCCGGAGGTGCCGATTGAGGTGCGCGCCGGGTTGATGGTCGGCTTCCTCGGGGGGCTGACGACTTTTTCATCTTTTTCACTGGATACGGTGCGTCTGCTGGAAACCGGGCAAATACCGCTGGCTTTTGTCTATGCTGCCATCAGCGTATTCGGCGGGCTGCTCGCTACCTGGGCTGGCCTGTCCTTGACCAAACTTTGA
- a CDS encoding replication-associated recombination protein A, with translation MDLFRSAPIAQPLAARLRAANLDEYVGQEHLLARGKPLREALEQGALHSMIFWGPPGVGKTTLARLLAEVSDAHFETVSAVLAGVKEIRQAVEIAKQQAGQYGKRTILFVDEVHRFNKSQQDAFLPYVEDGTLIFIGATTENPSFELNNALLSRARVYVLKSLDEAALRKLVHRALTEERGLGARQLTLSDEGFQMLLSAADGDGRRLLNLLENASDLAEDNSEIGVDLLQSLLGDTRRRFDKGGEAFYDQISALHKSVRGSNPDGALYWFARMIDGGCDPLYLARRVVRMASEDIGNADPRALSLCLAAWEVQERLGSPEGELAVAQAITYLACAPKSNAVYMGFKAAMRSATEHGSLEVPLHLRNAPTKLMKQLGYGDEYRYAHDEPDAYAAGEDYFPEELEPQPFYQPVPRGLELKIGEKLNHLAQLDRLSPRQRRK, from the coding sequence ATGGACCTGTTTCGCAGTGCCCCGATTGCTCAGCCCTTGGCCGCCCGTTTGCGGGCAGCCAATCTGGACGAGTATGTCGGTCAGGAACACCTGCTCGCTCGCGGCAAGCCTTTGCGCGAAGCCCTGGAGCAGGGTGCCCTGCACTCGATGATCTTCTGGGGGCCGCCGGGCGTGGGAAAAACCACCCTGGCGCGGCTGCTGGCGGAAGTCTCGGACGCGCACTTCGAAACGGTCTCTGCGGTACTGGCCGGCGTGAAGGAAATCCGCCAGGCGGTGGAAATCGCCAAGCAGCAGGCCGGGCAGTACGGCAAGCGGACCATCCTGTTTGTCGATGAAGTGCACCGTTTCAACAAGTCCCAGCAGGATGCGTTCCTGCCGTACGTTGAAGACGGCACGCTGATTTTCATCGGCGCGACCACTGAAAACCCCTCGTTTGAACTCAACAACGCGTTGCTCTCACGGGCCCGCGTCTACGTGCTCAAAAGCCTCGACGAAGCGGCCCTGCGTAAGCTGGTGCATCGAGCCCTCACCGAAGAGCGTGGTTTGGGAGCGCGGCAACTGACCCTCAGCGATGAAGGCTTCCAGATGCTGCTGTCGGCTGCCGATGGCGATGGCCGGCGTCTGCTGAACTTGCTGGAAAACGCCTCGGACCTGGCTGAAGACAACAGCGAGATCGGCGTCGACCTGCTGCAAAGTCTGCTCGGTGATACCCGTCGGCGTTTCGACAAGGGCGGCGAAGCGTTCTACGACCAGATCTCTGCGCTGCATAAGTCGGTGCGCGGCTCTAATCCCGACGGCGCGCTGTACTGGTTTGCGCGGATGATCGACGGCGGTTGCGATCCGCTGTACCTGGCCCGGCGCGTGGTGCGCATGGCCAGCGAAGACATTGGCAACGCCGACCCGCGCGCCTTGAGCCTGTGCCTGGCGGCGTGGGAAGTGCAGGAACGCCTCGGCAGCCCCGAAGGCGAGTTGGCAGTGGCCCAGGCCATTACCTATCTGGCTTGCGCGCCGAAAAGCAACGCGGTGTACATGGGTTTCAAAGCCGCGATGCGCAGCGCCACCGAACACGGTTCGCTGGAAGTGCCGCTGCACCTGCGCAACGCGCCGACCAAATTGATGAAGCAACTGGGTTATGGAGACGAATACCGTTACGCGCACGATGAACCGGACGCTTACGCCGCTGGCGAAGACTACTTCCCGGAAGAACTCGAGCCACAACCGTTCTATCAGCCGGTGCCGCGTGGCCTGGAGCTGAAGATCGGCGAGAAGCTCAATCACCTCGCGCAACTTGACCGTCTCAGCCCCCGGCAGCGGAGAAAATAG
- the lolA gene encoding outer membrane lipoprotein chaperone LolA, with protein MRLIRMLLLPVLALTTLSAHADDKDVARLTQLLEKSQTLTARFSQLTLDGSGTQLQETAGEMSLQRPGLFYWHTNAPAEQTMVSDGKKVTLWDPDLEQATIKNLDQRLTQTPALLLSGDVSKISQSFDISAKEAGGVIDFTLKPKTKDTLFDSLRLSFRNGLVNDMQMIDSVGQRTNILFTGVKANEPIPASRFKFDIPKGADVIQE; from the coding sequence ATGCGTCTTATCCGCATGCTGTTGCTGCCTGTTTTGGCTTTGACCACACTCTCGGCCCACGCCGATGACAAGGACGTGGCGCGTCTGACCCAATTGCTGGAAAAATCCCAGACCCTGACCGCGCGTTTCTCCCAGCTGACCCTCGACGGCAGCGGCACCCAATTGCAGGAAACAGCGGGGGAAATGTCCTTGCAGCGTCCTGGCTTGTTTTACTGGCACACCAACGCGCCGGCCGAACAAACGATGGTCTCCGACGGCAAGAAGGTGACGTTGTGGGATCCGGACCTGGAGCAGGCCACCATCAAGAACCTCGATCAGCGCCTGACCCAGACCCCGGCGTTGCTGCTGTCCGGTGACGTGTCCAAGATCAGCCAGAGCTTCGACATCAGCGCCAAGGAAGCCGGTGGCGTGATCGACTTCACCTTGAAGCCGAAAACCAAGGACACCCTGTTCGACAGCCTGCGCCTGTCGTTCCGTAACGGCCTGGTCAATGACATGCAGATGATCGACAGCGTCGGTCAGCGCACCAACATCCTGTTCACCGGCGTGAAAGCCAACGAACCGATCCCGGCGTCCAGGTTCAAGTTCGACATCCCCAAGGGTGCCGATGTGATCCAGGAATAA
- a CDS encoding DNA translocase FtsK yields MKKSTAAPKTVVPLWRQQLHYRLKEGALIAIGGLCLFLMMALLTYGKDDPGWSHNSKIDDVQNFGGPVGSYSADILFMVLGYFAYIFPLLLAIKAFQIFRQRHEQWEWSGWLFSWRLIGLVFLVLSGAALAHIHFHAATGLPAGAGGALGESLGDLARNALNIQGSTLLFIALFLFGLTVFTDLSWFKVMDLTGKITLDLFELFQGAANRWWAARTERKQLVAQLREVDDRVHDVVAPTVTDKREQAKVKERLIEREQALSKHMSDREKQVPPVIAPAPPKPSAPSKRVEKEKQAPLFVDSAVEGTLPPISILDPAEKKQLNYSPESLAAVGHLLEIKLKEFGVEVSVDSIHPGPVITRYEIQPAAGVKVSRISNLAKDLARSLAVTSVRVVEVIPGKTTVGIEIPNEDRQIVRFSEVLSTPEYDNFKSPVTLALGHDIGGKPVITDLAKMPHLLVAGTTGSGKSVGVNAMILSILFKSGPEDAKLIMIDPKMLELSIYEGIPHLLCPVVTDMKDAANALRWSVAEMERRYKLMAKMGVRNLSGFNAKVKEAQDAGTPLTDPLYKRESIHDEAPLLTKLPTIVVVVDEFADMMMIVGKKVEELIARIAQKARAAGIHLILATQRPSVDVITGLIKANIPTRMAFQVSSKIDSRTIIDQGGAEQLLGHGDMLYMPPGTSLPIRVHGAFVSDDEVHRVVEAWKLRGAPEYNDEILAGVEEPGSGFEGGSGGDEDSESDALYDEAVQFVLESRRASISAVQRKLKIGYNRAARMIEAMEMAGVVTSMNTNGSREVLAPGPVRD; encoded by the coding sequence TTGAAGAAATCCACCGCAGCACCAAAAACAGTCGTTCCGCTCTGGCGCCAGCAATTGCACTACCGACTCAAGGAAGGTGCATTGATCGCCATCGGCGGCTTGTGCCTGTTCCTGATGATGGCCTTGTTGACCTACGGCAAGGACGATCCGGGCTGGAGCCATAACAGCAAGATCGACGATGTGCAGAACTTCGGCGGACCGGTCGGCTCCTACAGCGCCGATATCCTGTTCATGGTGCTGGGTTACTTCGCCTACATCTTCCCGCTGTTGCTGGCGATCAAGGCTTTTCAAATCTTCCGTCAACGCCACGAGCAGTGGGAGTGGAGTGGCTGGCTGTTCTCCTGGCGCCTGATCGGCCTGGTGTTTCTGGTGCTGTCGGGCGCGGCCCTGGCCCATATTCACTTCCACGCCGCGACCGGTCTGCCGGCCGGCGCTGGCGGCGCTTTGGGCGAAAGCCTCGGTGATCTGGCCAGGAACGCCCTGAATATCCAGGGCAGTACGCTGTTGTTCATTGCATTGTTCCTGTTCGGCCTGACGGTGTTCACCGACCTGTCGTGGTTCAAAGTGATGGACCTCACCGGCAAGATCACCCTCGACCTGTTCGAATTGTTCCAGGGCGCGGCCAACCGCTGGTGGGCCGCCCGTACCGAACGCAAACAACTGGTCGCCCAATTGCGTGAAGTCGACGACCGCGTCCATGACGTGGTGGCGCCGACCGTCACCGACAAACGCGAGCAGGCCAAGGTCAAGGAGCGTCTGATCGAACGTGAGCAGGCCCTGAGCAAACACATGTCGGACCGCGAGAAGCAGGTGCCACCGGTGATTGCCCCAGCGCCGCCCAAACCATCGGCGCCCAGCAAGCGCGTGGAAAAAGAGAAACAGGCGCCGTTGTTCGTCGACAGCGCCGTCGAAGGCACCTTGCCGCCGATCTCGATTCTCGACCCGGCAGAGAAGAAACAACTCAATTATTCCCCAGAGTCGCTGGCAGCCGTCGGCCACTTGCTGGAAATCAAGCTCAAGGAATTCGGCGTCGAAGTCTCGGTGGATTCGATTCACCCGGGCCCGGTGATTACCCGTTACGAAATCCAGCCGGCGGCCGGCGTCAAGGTCAGCCGCATCTCCAATCTGGCGAAAGACCTGGCACGTTCCCTGGCCGTGACCAGCGTGCGTGTGGTGGAAGTGATTCCGGGCAAGACCACCGTCGGTATCGAGATTCCTAACGAAGACCGGCAGATCGTGCGTTTCTCCGAAGTGCTGTCGACCCCTGAGTACGACAACTTCAAGTCGCCGGTTACTTTGGCCCTGGGTCACGACATTGGTGGCAAGCCGGTCATCACCGACCTGGCGAAAATGCCTCACTTGCTGGTAGCCGGTACGACCGGTTCCGGTAAATCGGTGGGCGTGAACGCGATGATCCTGTCGATCCTGTTCAAGTCCGGCCCGGAAGACGCCAAGCTGATCATGATCGACCCGAAAATGCTTGAGCTGTCGATCTACGAAGGCATTCCGCACCTGTTGTGCCCGGTCGTGACCGACATGAAGGATGCCGCCAACGCCCTGCGCTGGAGCGTGGCGGAGATGGAGCGTCGCTACAAACTGATGGCGAAAATGGGCGTGCGTAACCTGTCGGGCTTCAATGCCAAGGTCAAGGAAGCCCAGGACGCCGGTACGCCGCTGACCGACCCGTTGTACAAGCGCGAAAGCATTCACGACGAAGCGCCGCTGCTGACCAAGCTGCCGACGATTGTCGTGGTGGTGGACGAATTTGCCGACATGATGATGATCGTCGGCAAGAAGGTGGAAGAACTGATCGCCCGTATCGCCCAGAAGGCGCGTGCTGCCGGTATCCACTTGATCCTTGCGACGCAGCGGCCGTCGGTTGATGTGATCACCGGTCTGATCAAGGCCAACATTCCGACCCGTATGGCGTTCCAGGTGTCGAGCAAGATCGACTCGCGAACCATCATCGATCAGGGCGGTGCCGAACAACTGCTGGGCCACGGTGACATGCTTTACATGCCGCCGGGCACCAGTCTGCCGATTCGTGTCCACGGTGCCTTTGTGTCCGATGACGAAGTTCACCGGGTGGTCGAAGCCTGGAAACTGCGCGGCGCACCGGAATACAACGACGAGATTCTCGCCGGTGTCGAAGAGCCGGGTAGTGGCTTTGAAGGCGGCAGTGGTGGCGACGAAGACAGTGAATCCGACGCGCTCTACGACGAAGCGGTGCAGTTCGTACTGGAAAGCCGTCGAGCGTCCATCTCTGCGGTTCAGCGCAAGCTGAAAATCGGCTACAACCGCGCCGCACGCATGATCGAAGCCATGGAAATGGCCGGGGTCGTGACGTCCATGAACACCAACGGTTCGCGTGAAGTCCTGGCTCCGGGCCCGGTACGCGACTGA